From a region of the Argiope bruennichi chromosome 8, qqArgBrue1.1, whole genome shotgun sequence genome:
- the LOC129981767 gene encoding protein masquerade-like, whose translation MVVLPVLIFCVALLKTCVGSEQTTVASESATENYACPGQCMKEEGCSLALNDTDCGSGLVCCIDQDGTTTTEYAEYFTTEDSFGYSSPAQEVYEEAEAEAEVQEVDQAGYSYMVGGEEKPEYTYIVPEESDDLTSRRSGDAAETCPGACIPVESSNECDYVLMNEDVCPPEAACCLTDEVIQATTDQYNYFITDEETSTDESEENVLVKRHIPSPSGGSCPGTCVHPSNALFCEQILPQFSCPLNSKCCIKRSTEQSSKIVQCTGQCLPLNMQGYCFPPNELILGSTTCKRGTTCCMQKSLGGRIQPPSVGAMQFPNVQYQMPPSDPSQVVLGHLAVDDEGTVFRVGTDGQISPLPRVSRIDHLRAKYNKLMVYPRSGGHIVIYSDSTGALYQQFYPNNTYDPETPFGRPSGQRPGKTPPVQRPKFKPIIKKPTEEESSLQDLEDIPIFQQEHETKKPIDTEKETSLQDFDAFPEQEPEDIIIPDDDDEAPVVESRPSIADSKTGRPTCPGSCLSYFLRFTCFRGYAIYDGFSCPGRSVCCARVADIESHEKRLRSLSPYYKESSDSGKTVPKCGIKGRKDSQRSVSGQESLPGEWCWQVAIINVQNQYMCGGALIGDSWVLTAAHCITSSMKENQAVFVRVGVTDLKSPEDNSKGQTIRVVSTFIHHNFNSINLDNNIALLKLQKPVDLTDNVCVVCLPTSGQMPAVNAKCTVTGYGFVSKEGEMSLKTGEAPVPIVDDTECMANVTEALVNPFILPASSFCAGGQGQQDACQGDAGGPLVCEIGGHHELVGLVSWTLGCGRSDVPSIYVKVPAFMGWINQVISSSSFLTAIN comes from the exons ATGGTTGTCCTTCCGGTTCTGATTTTTTGCGTTGCTCTGTTGAAGACGTGTGTAGGGTCGGAGCAAACTACAGTTGCTTCTGAATCTG ctacAGAAAATTACGCTTGTCCAGGACAGTGTATGAAAGAAGAGGGATGTTCTCTGGCTCTAAATGATACAGACTGTGGTAGCGGGCTTGTATGCTGCATAGATCAAGACGGCACAACGACTACCgaatatgcagaatattttacaACTGAAGATTCTTTCGGATACAGTTCTCCGGCTCAGGAAGTGTATGAAGAGGCCGAAGCAGAAGCTGAAGTTCAGGAAGTTGACCAAGCGGGTTATTCTTATATGGTGGGTGGAGAAGAGAAGCCGGAATATACCTATATTGTCCCTGAAGAATCCGACGACTTAACTTCACGCAGATCTGGAGATGCGGCTGAAACTTGCCCTGGTGCATGCATACCTGTTGAGTCCAGTAATGAATGCGACTATGTTCTGATGAATGAAGATGTGTGCCCTCCAGAAGCGGCTTGCTGCCTAACCGACGAGGTTATACAAGCAACTACTGACCAATATAACTACTTTATAACGGATGAGGAGACGTCAACCGACGAAAGTGAAGAAAATGTCTTGGTCAAACGACATATCCCGTCTCCTTCTGGGGGTTCTTGCCCTGGTACTTGCGTTCATCCTTCAAATGCCCTCTTCTGCGAACAAATCTTGCCACAATTTTCTTGCCCACTGAATTCTAAATGTTGTATCAAACGTTCTACTGAGCAATCGTCAAAGATTGTTCAATGCACAGGTCAGTGTCTACCTTTGAATATGCAAGGATACTGTTTTCCTCCAAATGAATTAATCTTGGGATCTACAACATGCAAACGTGGTACAACTTGTTGTATGCAAAAGTCTTTAGGAGGTCGTATCCAACCTCCTTCTGTTGGAGCTATGCAATTTCCCAATGTCCAATATCAAATGCCACCTTCTGACCCTTCTCAAGTAGTCCTGGGACACTTGGCAGTTGATGACGAAGGCACAGTATTCCGAGTGGGTACAGATGGCCAAATATCTCCTCTTCCAAGAGTTTCTCGAATAGATCATCTTCGAGCCAAATATAACAAATTGATGGTATATCCTCGATCTGGGGGCCACATAGTGATTTATTCGGATTCAACTGGGGCCTTGTACCAGCAATTCTATCCAAACAATACCTACGATCCTGAAACTCCCTTTGGTAGACCCTCGGGTCAGAGACCCGGCAAAACTCCTCCTGTTCAAAGACCAAAATTTAAACCTATAATAAAGAAGCCAACGGAAGAAGAGTCAAGTCTACAAGACCTAGAAGATATTCCCATCTTTCAGCAAGAGCACGAAACAAAAAAGCCAATTGATACTGAAAAAGAAACGAGCCTGCAAGACTTCGATGCTTTTCCTGAACAGGAACCTGAAGATATAATTATTCCGGACGATGATGACGAAGCACCTGTCGTAGAATCTAGACCCTCTATTGCTGACAGTAAAACGGGAAGACCAACATGTCCAGGCTCCTGCCTTTCCTATTTTCTTAGATTCACCTGCTTTAGGGGGTATGCTATTTATGATGGATTTTCTTGCCCTGGAAGGTCGGTGTGCTGTGCTCGTGTGGCAGATATTGAAAGCCACGAAAAACGCCTGAGATCCCTGTCTCCTTACTACAAAGAATCGTCTGACTCTGGGAAAACTGTTCCTAAATGTGGCATCAAAGGTAGAAAAGATTCTCAGCGTTCTGTTAGCGGGCAAGAATCTTTACCAGGAGAATGGTGCTGGCAG GTGGCCATCATAAACGTTCAGAATCAATACATGTGTGGTGGTGCTCTAATAGGCGACTCCTGGGTTCTAACTGCTGCTCATTGCATTACTAG TTCTATGAAAGAGAATCAAGCAGTATTCGTCAGAGTTGGTGTAACTGATCTTAAGAGTCCCGAAGATAACAGCAAAGGACAGACTATCCGAGTCGTATCAACTTTCATCCATCACAACTTTAACAGCATCAATCTAGATAACAACATAGCCCTGCTTAAACTTCAGAAGCCTGTTGATCTTACCGATAACGTATGTGTTGTATGCTTGCCAACTAGCGGTCAAATGCCAGCAGTAAATGCCAAGTGTACAGTAACGGGATATGGCTTTGTCTctaaag AGGGAGAGATGTCTCTAAAAACCGGAGAAGCGCCAGTACCAATTGTCGATGACACTGAATGCATGGCTAATGTGACTGAAGCTTTGGTTAATCCTTTCATTCTTCCTGCAAGTAGTTTCTGTGCTGGAGGTCAAGGGCAACAAGATGCCTGCCAG GGTGATGCTGGAGGTCCTCTTGTCTGCGAGATCGGCGGTCACCATGAGCTTGTAGGACTTGTCTCCTGGACACTCGGATGTGGCAGAAGTGACGTGCCGAGTATCTACGTCAAGGTTCCTGCATTCATGGGATGGATTAATCAAGTCATCAGCTCCAGCTCGTTCTTGACGGCTATAAATTAA